One Clavelina lepadiformis chromosome 1, kaClaLepa1.1, whole genome shotgun sequence genomic region harbors:
- the LOC143465060 gene encoding uncharacterized protein LOC143465060 isoform X2 has product MLLQRKAKLSSDAIARISMKVVQMKPFIPMEFNRKLRPVSDLPYWKASEYRLFMLYVGCVMLHDENVLSKSRYFHFLKLTVAMRFLLYQNTSPQHLQVCSNLLREFVSESATLYGKSFVSYNVHSLLHLVDDYVLYGSLDNVNSFPFESYLGVLKNCVKSGFKPLQQVAKHAFHDNENCLFTSKCLRSNITCELTPCVETGVITPQFERSCLLHFSDVKLPHSNCSIKRNSIADSTICISSIVYRVFNIIQCESGMYFIVKRYKNTNAFFTNPVSSNLVGIYEIMKTFKRFVCVKFSGGTNDVVPRSWLCDEGKLCKWPTNSSVDIAIMRKQEFPPQKNWKLFKCTVLCQSSLYEKCCRIAYTTQQCSTSELSSEPDEESSENARSSFVRTNDESVFIRPGKPMQKTVAVNCGDANPNSSTTELLQKLSKDMASGFDVISQQLHALKSILDKPGLSQCGHQSTYQAPVLPKRSETMEELHKSLQDLHGIELIARKVDVQSLIVDSQKPYADSNESTDSGLRNTMTLSV; this is encoded by the exons ATGTTATT ACAACGTAAAGCTAAACTTTCTTCTGATGCTATTGCAagaattagcatgaaagtggTTCAGATGAAGCCTTTCATTCCTATGGAGTTTAATAGGAAATTGCGACCTGTTTCTGATTTGCCATATTGGAAAGCTTCGGAATATAGGTTGTTTATGTTATACGTGGGTTGTGTTATGCTACATGATGAGAACGTTTTATCGAAATCAAGATACTTTCACTTTTTAAAGTTGACTGTTGCGATGCGTTTTCTGTTGTATCAAAACACTAGTCCTCAACACTTGCAAGTTTGTTCAAATCTTTTGCGTGAATTTGTAAGCGAATCTGCAACGTTATATGGGAAAAGTTTTGTATCTTATAATGTTCATAGTTTGCTACACCTCGTTGATGATTATGTGTTGTATGGGTCTCTTGACAATGTAAATAGTTTTCCATTTGAAAGTTATTTAGGAGTGCTTAAAAACTGTGTAAAATCTGGTTTCAAACCACTGCAACAAGTTGCAAAACATGCTTTTCATgacaatgaaaattgtttgtttacatcaAAATGCTTACGTAGCAACATTACTTGTGAATTAACTCCATGTGTAGAAACAGGTGTAATTACTCCTCAGTTTGAAAGGTCATGTCTGTTGCATTTTTCTGATGTTAAACTACCCCATAGCAATTGCTCTATAAAGCGTAATTCCATTGCTGATTCCACAATTTGTATCTCTTCTATCGTTTACAGAGTTTTCAATATTATACAATGTGAGAGTGGGATGTACTTTATTGTTAAAAGGTACAAAAATACGAATGCTTTTTTTACGAATCCTGTTTCTTCGAATTTAGTTGGAATATATGAG ATCATGAAAACATTTAAGAGATTTGTGTGTGTAAAGTTTAGCGGGGGTACAAATGATGTGGTGCCACGGAGTTGGCTATGTGATGAAGGCAAGTTATGCAAATGGCCTACAAATTCGTCTGTGGACATTGCGATTATGagaaaacaagaattcccCCCACAGAAAAATTGGAAGTTATTTAAGTGCACAGTATTGTGTCAGTCAA gtTTGTATGAAAAGTGCTGCAGAATAGCATATACAACACAGCAGTGCTCAACCAGTGAGCTGTCCAGTGAGCCTGATGAAGAGTCTTCCGAAAATGCAAGATCAAGTTTTGTACGAACTAATGATGAAAG TGTATTCATAAGACCAGGAAAGCCAATGCAAAAGACTGTGGCTGTGAACTGCGGTGATGCAAATCCTAATAGTTCCACAACAGAATTGCTGCAGAAGCTTTCAAAAGACATGGCATCAGGATTTGATGTAATAAGCCAGCAGTTGCATGCTCTCAAATCAATTTTAGACAAACCTGGCTTATCACAGTGTGGTCACCAGTCGACTTACCAGGCCCCAGTTCTTCCTAAAAGATCGGAAACAATGGAAGAACTGCACAAGTCTCTGCAGGATCTACAT GGTATTGAATTAATTGCAAGGAAAGTCGACGTACAGTCCTTAATTGTGGACTCACAAAAACCTTACGCGGACTCAAATGAGTCCACGGACTCGGGGTTGAGAAACACTATGACTCTTAGTGTATAA
- the LOC143465060 gene encoding uncharacterized protein LOC143465060 isoform X1 — MFIPFSVTKLEIIMPKKRSSRIFYKRYEELSRQQKWKRRKICEKDKQCQNEPNLENSMSSSLSNKSVGCVPNFVENETTSSCDESVSCVSTSADSSVNDLTSSSDESASCSSISTDTSNEGCDFIETTSFHPNEKVDSPSAQISENVTMRQTIINWVILEKNVPNAAVTRLLHQLRNVNNSLPCSYKTLLPPPRLQYETMAGGSYVHLSNWKKGLQDILSSNVNHQTVYHLIINIDGLPLFKSSPNYKLYPILISLYKVPMRPLCAGIYCSEQSPNREMPSADVFLKALMDDLRFLENTPATTKGLSYHLANRGIFVCDAPARSSLKAIKSHTGYNSCERCTVHGKYIEGRVCFVNTNCIRRSDVDFVLQSDPEHRKGHSALTDFGVGMVSHFVLDYMHLSCLGVTKRLMTWWKGVRRQRKAKLSSDAIARISMKVVQMKPFIPMEFNRKLRPVSDLPYWKASEYRLFMLYVGCVMLHDENVLSKSRYFHFLKLTVAMRFLLYQNTSPQHLQVCSNLLREFVSESATLYGKSFVSYNVHSLLHLVDDYVLYGSLDNVNSFPFESYLGVLKNCVKSGFKPLQQVAKHAFHDNENCLFTSKCLRSNITCELTPCVETGVITPQFERSCLLHFSDVKLPHSNCSIKRNSIADSTICISSIVYRVFNIIQCESGMYFIVKRYKNTNAFFTNPVSSNLVGIYEIMKTFKRFVCVKFSGGTNDVVPRSWLCDEGKLCKWPTNSSVDIAIMRKQEFPPQKNWKLFKCTVLCQSSLYEKCCRIAYTTQQCSTSELSSEPDEESSENARSSFVRTNDESVFIRPGKPMQKTVAVNCGDANPNSSTTELLQKLSKDMASGFDVISQQLHALKSILDKPGLSQCGHQSTYQAPVLPKRSETMEELHKSLQDLHGIELIARKVDVQSLIVDSQKPYADSNESTDSGLRNTMTLSV; from the exons ATGTTTATTCCTTTTTCAGTAACTAAGCTTGAGATAATTATGCCTAAGAAACGATCTTCTCGAATATTTTATAAACGTTATGAAGAGTTGTCAAGACAGCAAAAGTGGAAACGACGAAAGATTTGCGAAAAAGATAAACAATGTCAAAATGAACCAAATCTCGAAAATAGCATGTCTTCATCTTTAAGTAATAAATCTGTTGGTTGCGTTCCTAATTTTGTTGAGAATGAAACGACTTCTTCATGTGATGAGTCTGTCAGTTGTGTTTCAACTTCTGCAGATAGCAGCGTAAATGACTTAACCTCTTCAAGTGACGAGTCTGCTAGCTGTAGCTCAATTTCAACTGACACTAGTAACGAAGGTTGTGATTTCATTGAAACTACAAGCTTTCACCCAAATGAAAAAGTTGACTCTCCTTCAGCGCAGATTTCCGAAAATGTAACTATGCGTCAAACAATTATTAATTGGGTAATATTGGAGAAAAATGTGCCAAATGCTGCAGTCACCAGGCTTCTTCACCAGTTACGCAATGTAAATAATAGTTTACCGTGCTCATATAAAACTTTATTACCACCACCACGGTTGCAATATGAAACAATGGCTGGAGGAAGCTATGTGCATCTTTCTAACTGGAAAAAGGGTCTTCAAGATATCTTGTCTTCAAATGTCAACCATCAAACAGTTTATCATCTCATTATAAATATtgatggtttaccattatTTAAATCTTCTCCGAATTACAAGTTGTATCCTATTTTAATTTCTCTTTATAAAGTACCAATGAGACCCTTGTGTGCAGGCATTTATTGTTCCGAGCAATCACCTAATCGTGAAATGCCTTCGGCAgatgtatttttaaaagctCTGATGGATGACTTAAGGTTCCTTGAAAACACCCCAGCAACTACCAAAGGATTGTCTTATCATTTAGCCAATCGTGGTATATTTGTCTGTGATGCACCAGCAAGATCATCGTTAAAAGCTATAAAATCTCACACTGGCTATAATAGCTGTGAACGATGCACTGTCCATGGAAAATACATTGAAGGCCgggtttgttttgtaaatactaATTGTATACGAAGAAGTGATGTTGATTTTGTGCTGCAAAGTGATCCAGAACATCGCAAAGGGCATTCAGCATTAACTGATTTTGGAGTAGGTATGGTTTCGCATTTTGTGCTGGATTATATGCACCTCTCCTGCCTTGGTGTCACAAAGAGGCTTATGACTTGGTGGAAAGGTGTGCGAAG ACAACGTAAAGCTAAACTTTCTTCTGATGCTATTGCAagaattagcatgaaagtggTTCAGATGAAGCCTTTCATTCCTATGGAGTTTAATAGGAAATTGCGACCTGTTTCTGATTTGCCATATTGGAAAGCTTCGGAATATAGGTTGTTTATGTTATACGTGGGTTGTGTTATGCTACATGATGAGAACGTTTTATCGAAATCAAGATACTTTCACTTTTTAAAGTTGACTGTTGCGATGCGTTTTCTGTTGTATCAAAACACTAGTCCTCAACACTTGCAAGTTTGTTCAAATCTTTTGCGTGAATTTGTAAGCGAATCTGCAACGTTATATGGGAAAAGTTTTGTATCTTATAATGTTCATAGTTTGCTACACCTCGTTGATGATTATGTGTTGTATGGGTCTCTTGACAATGTAAATAGTTTTCCATTTGAAAGTTATTTAGGAGTGCTTAAAAACTGTGTAAAATCTGGTTTCAAACCACTGCAACAAGTTGCAAAACATGCTTTTCATgacaatgaaaattgtttgtttacatcaAAATGCTTACGTAGCAACATTACTTGTGAATTAACTCCATGTGTAGAAACAGGTGTAATTACTCCTCAGTTTGAAAGGTCATGTCTGTTGCATTTTTCTGATGTTAAACTACCCCATAGCAATTGCTCTATAAAGCGTAATTCCATTGCTGATTCCACAATTTGTATCTCTTCTATCGTTTACAGAGTTTTCAATATTATACAATGTGAGAGTGGGATGTACTTTATTGTTAAAAGGTACAAAAATACGAATGCTTTTTTTACGAATCCTGTTTCTTCGAATTTAGTTGGAATATATGAG ATCATGAAAACATTTAAGAGATTTGTGTGTGTAAAGTTTAGCGGGGGTACAAATGATGTGGTGCCACGGAGTTGGCTATGTGATGAAGGCAAGTTATGCAAATGGCCTACAAATTCGTCTGTGGACATTGCGATTATGagaaaacaagaattcccCCCACAGAAAAATTGGAAGTTATTTAAGTGCACAGTATTGTGTCAGTCAA gtTTGTATGAAAAGTGCTGCAGAATAGCATATACAACACAGCAGTGCTCAACCAGTGAGCTGTCCAGTGAGCCTGATGAAGAGTCTTCCGAAAATGCAAGATCAAGTTTTGTACGAACTAATGATGAAAG TGTATTCATAAGACCAGGAAAGCCAATGCAAAAGACTGTGGCTGTGAACTGCGGTGATGCAAATCCTAATAGTTCCACAACAGAATTGCTGCAGAAGCTTTCAAAAGACATGGCATCAGGATTTGATGTAATAAGCCAGCAGTTGCATGCTCTCAAATCAATTTTAGACAAACCTGGCTTATCACAGTGTGGTCACCAGTCGACTTACCAGGCCCCAGTTCTTCCTAAAAGATCGGAAACAATGGAAGAACTGCACAAGTCTCTGCAGGATCTACAT GGTATTGAATTAATTGCAAGGAAAGTCGACGTACAGTCCTTAATTGTGGACTCACAAAAACCTTACGCGGACTCAAATGAGTCCACGGACTCGGGGTTGAGAAACACTATGACTCTTAGTGTATAA